A genomic region of Coraliomargarita sinensis contains the following coding sequences:
- a CDS encoding SUMF1/EgtB/PvdO family nonheme iron enzyme produces the protein MDNDEPNPEKTGQNAQGGEKLKHRVLKPGESFGNFRVVKCLCAGLIANYYHMQHIRDLHDVTVGIFHHRTAKDPKFAKRLQTLQKTLKGFDHEGIPKIRDCTLINEDLCIFLDPIKGQTLSQYFDAHATPGLEGLGQEATTRIMAQLLGLLGYAHTQGLDHRDIDSDMVFVQEDGSIRVLGLGVKAALGTELFEEVVSASVSPLASNKTLGRLNSFDVMSPEYKAGVLEDSRVDLFCVGVIGYWLLTARKPDRANLEMPTSLVEGLPSKWDGFLARLLEREQDERYQSCKMALLALKDADDEPESESAGFVQRQIDRIPVPKSILDRGELAIRIYRLSLIGFVGLTLTALAAFFMEVAFTEEQDYSKEVAQRALEGQPPQLIVEVQPPVSKLSFSGYEDSFIANNGRLELRVIPGQYKLRVSAPHHMEKVEMVEITAGQASPKTISVELVPAWTDIQIRSEPGATVSVIDSRDIEIELGFTDEAGTFFLKKGLFAGTYQVIVKKDGYESAVLKDQQLNFGEVSSIEAPLKPLPASLTVDTDPPGARIMVNDVEVGRSPVVVDDIIPNDQYLVVAQLEGYRSIGRHIDIGPGKDVAVDMGELVPKSAELRLDATFEGLDAAASRAMLEETSVVLGDLRYPFGSAELKFVPEGEYSIRLEHPLYVSDAKDITLADRDVKEMSFTLVPRPGEVQLVMPAKLEPRIRLNQKEIELEGDTISIPAFRTVEFELRIKNHLTMVRTFELKPKEKVIWEVNPVPIPGPTEGQDWTMPYFGFRLAWVPPGKFLMGSPLPEQGRLPNEGERTEVTFTQGYWAGVYEVTQAGFREIMDKMPSDFVGAKRPVDTVTWEEANMFCQMLTSLERDAGRLPEGFVYRLPTEAEWEYAARAGTTTPFHFGDQADTTLGNFRGVYPRELDDGQRVTESYGTEPVGSYSPNAYGLYDIHGNVSEWTIEAYNGRLPGGKLTDPEPRTGGSRYTLRGGSWEDFAVRVRSAARTEARKDTESNAIGFRVFLAPEL, from the coding sequence ATGGACAACGACGAACCCAATCCGGAAAAAACCGGTCAAAATGCACAAGGTGGTGAAAAGCTGAAGCATCGTGTGCTGAAGCCGGGGGAGAGCTTTGGTAATTTTCGCGTGGTCAAGTGCCTGTGCGCCGGTCTGATTGCAAACTACTACCACATGCAGCATATCCGTGACCTGCATGATGTTACGGTCGGGATCTTCCACCACCGCACTGCAAAAGATCCTAAGTTCGCCAAGCGTTTGCAGACCTTGCAGAAGACCTTAAAGGGTTTCGATCACGAGGGCATCCCCAAGATACGCGACTGCACGTTAATTAACGAAGACCTCTGTATCTTTCTGGATCCGATCAAAGGACAGACGCTGAGCCAGTATTTCGACGCTCACGCCACACCCGGCTTGGAAGGACTGGGACAGGAGGCGACGACTCGGATTATGGCTCAGTTGCTTGGTCTGCTGGGCTACGCACATACGCAGGGACTGGATCACCGGGACATCGATTCGGATATGGTCTTTGTCCAGGAGGATGGTTCGATCCGCGTGCTTGGACTGGGGGTCAAGGCCGCTCTGGGGACCGAACTTTTTGAAGAAGTGGTGTCGGCGTCCGTCTCGCCGCTGGCATCGAATAAGACGCTCGGCCGTCTCAACTCCTTCGACGTTATGAGCCCGGAATACAAAGCGGGTGTGCTGGAGGATTCACGGGTCGACCTTTTTTGTGTCGGGGTGATCGGCTACTGGTTGTTGACCGCACGAAAGCCCGACCGGGCCAATCTGGAAATGCCAACCTCTCTGGTAGAGGGGCTTCCCTCCAAGTGGGATGGCTTTCTAGCACGTCTACTCGAGCGTGAGCAGGATGAACGATACCAGTCCTGTAAAATGGCTTTGCTTGCGCTCAAGGATGCCGACGATGAGCCCGAGTCGGAAAGCGCCGGTTTTGTGCAGCGCCAGATTGATCGCATCCCGGTGCCGAAGAGCATTCTCGACCGAGGTGAGTTGGCCATACGGATTTATCGACTTTCACTCATTGGCTTTGTCGGTCTCACGCTGACGGCACTGGCTGCGTTTTTCATGGAGGTCGCCTTTACGGAGGAACAGGATTACAGCAAAGAGGTTGCGCAACGAGCTCTGGAAGGGCAGCCGCCGCAGCTCATCGTCGAGGTGCAACCACCTGTCTCCAAGCTCAGTTTTTCCGGTTACGAAGACAGTTTCATAGCCAACAACGGTCGCCTGGAGCTGCGCGTCATCCCCGGCCAATACAAGCTGCGGGTTTCCGCCCCCCACCACATGGAGAAGGTCGAGATGGTGGAGATTACTGCCGGCCAGGCCTCACCCAAGACGATAAGTGTGGAATTGGTGCCCGCATGGACGGATATCCAGATACGTTCCGAGCCCGGGGCCACTGTTTCGGTGATCGATTCCAGAGACATTGAAATCGAGTTAGGCTTCACCGATGAAGCGGGGACCTTCTTCCTCAAGAAGGGGCTCTTTGCCGGCACCTACCAGGTCATCGTGAAAAAAGACGGCTATGAGTCGGCCGTGTTGAAGGACCAACAGTTGAACTTTGGCGAAGTCTCTTCGATTGAGGCCCCGCTGAAGCCTCTTCCTGCCAGCCTGACGGTTGATACAGATCCTCCCGGGGCCCGAATCATGGTGAATGATGTCGAGGTCGGCCGCTCGCCGGTTGTCGTGGATGATATTATTCCCAATGACCAATATCTGGTGGTCGCTCAACTAGAAGGTTATCGCTCCATCGGTCGGCATATCGACATCGGCCCGGGTAAAGATGTGGCGGTCGACATGGGCGAACTCGTTCCCAAGTCGGCGGAACTTCGCCTGGATGCGACTTTCGAGGGGCTGGATGCCGCGGCATCCCGGGCGATGCTGGAAGAAACATCCGTCGTCCTGGGTGATTTGCGCTATCCGTTTGGCTCCGCGGAGCTGAAGTTTGTGCCGGAGGGAGAATACTCCATTCGTCTGGAGCACCCGCTCTACGTCTCCGATGCGAAAGATATTACACTGGCAGACCGCGACGTGAAAGAGATGAGTTTTACCCTGGTGCCTCGCCCGGGTGAGGTTCAGCTCGTTATGCCTGCCAAGCTTGAGCCCCGCATCCGCTTGAACCAAAAAGAGATCGAGCTGGAGGGGGACACCATTTCCATTCCCGCCTTCAGGACAGTGGAATTTGAGCTGCGCATTAAAAATCACCTGACCATGGTGAGGACTTTTGAATTAAAGCCCAAAGAGAAGGTCATTTGGGAGGTCAACCCGGTTCCGATTCCCGGGCCGACTGAAGGCCAGGACTGGACCATGCCGTATTTCGGGTTCCGGCTGGCGTGGGTCCCGCCCGGGAAGTTCCTCATGGGTAGCCCGTTGCCGGAGCAGGGGCGACTGCCCAACGAGGGCGAGCGCACTGAAGTGACTTTTACCCAGGGTTATTGGGCCGGGGTCTATGAAGTGACCCAGGCCGGCTTCCGTGAAATTATGGACAAGATGCCCTCCGACTTTGTGGGGGCAAAGCGGCCTGTTGATACGGTAACCTGGGAAGAGGCGAATATGTTCTGCCAGATGCTGACTTCTCTGGAGCGGGACGCCGGACGTTTACCCGAAGGCTTTGTCTATCGTTTACCGACCGAGGCCGAGTGGGAGTATGCCGCCCGCGCGGGCACGACCACGCCTTTCCACTTCGGTGATCAGGCAGACACGACCCTGGGAAATTTTCGCGGTGTTTATCCCCGTGAACTCGATGATGGACAGCGTGTAACGGAAAGCTACGGCACCGAGCCGGTGGGTAGTTATTCGCCGAATGCCTATGGGCTTTATGATATTCACGGCAATGTCAGCGAATGGACGATCGAAGCTTACAACGGGCGTCTGCCCGGCGGGAAGTTGACCGACCCTGAGCCACGAACCGGAGGGAGTCGTTACACGCTTCGCGGAGGCAGTTGGGAGGACTTTGCCGTTCGGGTGCGTTCCGCTGCTCGTACGGAGGCGCGGAAGGATACGGAAAGCAATGCCATCGGCTTTCGGGTGTTCCTCGCGCCGGAACTGTAG
- a CDS encoding GIY-YIG nuclease family protein, producing MPENPFKYVYILRSLEYPDRHYTGCTDDLEARLKKHNQGDVPHTVKFRPWQIQTAVSFRSEAKARAFEKYLKSGSGREFARRHF from the coding sequence ATGCCAGAGAACCCTTTCAAATACGTCTACATTCTCCGGTCGCTTGAGTATCCTGACCGTCATTACACCGGATGTACTGACGACTTGGAGGCGAGGCTCAAAAAACACAACCAAGGTGATGTCCCACACACCGTAAAGTTCAGACCTTGGCAAATTCAAACTGCGGTAAGTTTCCGTTCCGAAGCTAAGGCACGGGCGTTCGAGAAGTATCTCAAATCAGGCTCCGGTCGAGAATTCGCCAGAAGACACTTCTGA
- a CDS encoding fumarylacetoacetate hydrolase family protein — MNIVRVVNSDGQICFGVESKGEVHRIAGDIFDQFSVTDEVLEPVKRLAPLEPKQIYAIGLNYREHAAEMKSEVPEYPVVFTKSVTSVAHPNGPIRLPRHLHSDQVDYEGELAVVIGKVCKNVSADEALDYVLGYTCANDVSARDWQKVYGGGQWIKGKSFDTFCPLGPFLVTADEVPDPQILPLRTMLNGQIVQESFTGDMIFPVAELIAFLSGSTTLLPGTVILTGTPPGVGMAAHPPRFLRPGDEVVVDITGIGMLHNHIVSET; from the coding sequence ATGAATATTGTGCGGGTAGTGAACAGCGATGGGCAGATTTGTTTTGGTGTGGAAAGTAAAGGAGAGGTGCATCGCATCGCTGGGGACATTTTCGATCAGTTCAGTGTCACGGATGAAGTGTTGGAACCGGTCAAGCGTTTGGCGCCGCTCGAGCCGAAGCAGATTTACGCGATCGGGCTGAATTACCGCGAGCATGCGGCGGAGATGAAGTCGGAGGTTCCCGAGTATCCCGTGGTGTTTACCAAGAGCGTGACTTCGGTGGCGCATCCGAACGGTCCCATTCGCTTGCCCCGGCACCTGCACAGCGATCAGGTGGATTACGAAGGAGAGCTTGCCGTGGTCATCGGCAAAGTGTGTAAAAATGTTTCCGCGGATGAAGCCCTCGACTACGTGCTGGGCTACACCTGTGCCAATGATGTAAGCGCGCGGGACTGGCAAAAGGTTTACGGCGGCGGTCAATGGATCAAGGGAAAGAGCTTTGATACTTTTTGCCCGCTCGGGCCCTTCCTGGTGACGGCGGATGAAGTGCCCGACCCGCAGATCCTGCCCCTGCGTACCATGCTGAACGGGCAAATTGTGCAAGAATCCTTTACCGGGGACATGATTTTTCCGGTCGCCGAGCTAATTGCCTTTCTCAGTGGCAGCACCACCTTGCTTCCCGGCACCGTCATCCTGACCGGCACGCCCCCTGGGGTGGGCATGGCGGCGCATCCACCGCGCTTCCTTCGCCCCGGCGATGAAGTGGTCGTGGATATTACCGGCATCGGCATGCTTCATAATCATATTGTTTCTGAGACATGA
- a CDS encoding ParA family protein — translation MSATVFSIANQKGGVGKTTTAINLSYALADKGVRTVLVDLDPQANATSGLGLEKQEGGSLYGPLCGEGNALEKVQPVGSSDCLFIIPSEVDMAAIEIELVQRENYLLQLREVIAPLRESGDYDAVILDCPPALGMLSMNSLAAADYLLIALQCEYLAMEGLGQILKVVEKLRDAGVNNGLELGGILMTMFDQRTNLGQQVVGEVRNHFGDLVFRTMIPRSVRLSEAPSFGQSIFEYDATSRGAHAYRYFADEVIDRFNLG, via the coding sequence ATGTCTGCGACTGTATTCTCGATTGCCAACCAAAAGGGCGGAGTGGGCAAAACCACGACGGCAATAAATCTCAGCTATGCGCTGGCCGATAAGGGTGTGCGCACGGTCCTCGTCGATCTCGACCCGCAAGCAAATGCGACCAGCGGTTTGGGCCTGGAAAAGCAGGAAGGGGGCAGCCTTTATGGCCCGCTATGCGGCGAGGGCAACGCCCTGGAGAAAGTCCAGCCGGTCGGCAGTAGCGATTGTCTTTTCATCATTCCCTCCGAGGTCGACATGGCGGCGATTGAGATCGAGCTGGTCCAGCGGGAGAATTACCTGCTGCAGCTGCGGGAAGTGATTGCACCGCTGCGTGAGTCGGGCGACTACGATGCGGTCATACTCGATTGCCCACCCGCGCTGGGAATGCTTTCGATGAACAGCCTGGCGGCGGCGGATTATCTGCTGATCGCTCTGCAATGCGAGTATCTGGCCATGGAAGGTCTCGGCCAAATTCTCAAAGTTGTGGAAAAGTTGCGGGATGCGGGCGTCAACAACGGTTTGGAACTAGGTGGCATCCTGATGACTATGTTCGACCAACGTACCAATCTCGGGCAGCAGGTCGTCGGCGAGGTGCGCAACCATTTCGGAGATCTGGTTTTTCGAACCATGATCCCCCGCTCCGTCCGTCTCAGCGAGGCGCCCAGTTTTGGCCAATCGATTTTTGAATACGATGCGACCAGTCGCGGTGCTCACGCTTACCGCTACTTCGCGGATGAAGTGATTGATCGCTTTAATCTTGGGTAG
- a CDS encoding tyrosine recombinase XerC, whose product MPEHIPYLEAFIAHLRLERRVSDYTVRNYSAAVGNFVKWLEAAGKWKDDFGVVRPVMVRSFLVEQGRRIARRTLHNHVSGLRAFYRYLREQGVVEANPFTGVTLPKLEKPLPKFLSEAQMTQLLNAPLTLWKDGKLGEFEAFRDSLILELLYGGGLRVSELCGLTHGDVDPGQGVARVMGKGRKQRLCPLGPVATQCLKTFIRRFELSADLKDFVICHRNGKPMQPREIQKLLKKHLAAAELPLDMTPHKLRHSFATHMLDHGADLRAVQELLGHANLSTTQVYTHVSVARLKEAHKQAHPRA is encoded by the coding sequence ATGCCTGAACACATCCCTTATCTCGAAGCCTTTATCGCCCATCTCAGGCTGGAGCGACGGGTTTCCGATTATACCGTTCGGAATTATTCTGCGGCGGTGGGAAATTTTGTGAAGTGGCTCGAAGCCGCGGGCAAGTGGAAGGATGATTTCGGAGTCGTGCGTCCGGTCATGGTACGCTCTTTTCTCGTGGAGCAGGGACGACGCATCGCCCGTCGTACCCTCCATAATCATGTCTCCGGGTTGCGTGCATTTTATCGGTATCTGCGCGAGCAGGGTGTGGTCGAGGCCAACCCCTTTACCGGAGTGACGCTGCCCAAGCTGGAGAAGCCCCTCCCGAAATTTCTCTCCGAGGCTCAGATGACGCAGTTGCTCAATGCGCCGCTCACTTTGTGGAAGGATGGGAAGCTCGGCGAATTTGAGGCGTTCCGCGACAGTTTGATTCTGGAACTGCTTTACGGGGGCGGTCTCCGCGTGAGTGAACTTTGCGGGCTGACGCATGGTGACGTCGATCCCGGGCAGGGCGTGGCAAGGGTCATGGGGAAAGGGCGCAAGCAGCGTCTCTGCCCGCTCGGCCCGGTGGCGACACAGTGTCTTAAGACCTTTATTCGGCGCTTTGAACTCAGCGCGGACTTGAAAGACTTTGTTATCTGTCATCGGAACGGTAAGCCCATGCAGCCGCGCGAGATTCAGAAGCTCCTGAAAAAGCACCTGGCTGCTGCTGAGCTGCCGCTCGATATGACACCGCATAAGCTGCGCCACTCCTTCGCCACGCATATGCTCGATCACGGAGCCGACCTTCGGGCCGTACAGGAACTGCTTGGGCACGCCAACCTCTCGACGACCCAGGTCTACACCCACGTTTCGGTGGCACGGCTCAAGGAGGCGCACAAGCAGGCGCATCCAAGGGCGTGA